Proteins encoded in a region of the Zonotrichia albicollis isolate bZonAlb1 chromosome 22, bZonAlb1.hap1, whole genome shotgun sequence genome:
- the LOC102061910 gene encoding aldehyde dehydrogenase family 3 member A2, producing the protein MMPSKSPGPGPALPWEEGSPPAMAGEGLVPACSRHRRLVEREAPLKCPAAMEKMQQVVGRARAAFRSGRSRPLEFRIQQLKALQRMVQEKEKEIMRALKADLNKSGPNTFTQEILGVLGALALTIEKLPSWAAPHHVKKDLLTLRDDAYISYEPLGVVLVIGAWNYPFALVMQPLIGAIAAGNAVVVKPSEVSENTAQLVAELLPLYLDKDLYAVVTGGVPETTELLTQRFDHIFYTGNSNVGRIVMAAAAKHLTPVTLELGGKSPCYIDKDCDLAVACRRITWGKYMNCGQTCIAPDYILCDPSIQSKVVENIKATLKEFYGEDVKSSPDYERIVNQRHFKRILGLMEGQKIALGGETDEASRFIAPTILTDVSPESKVMEEEIFGPVLPIVTVMSVEEAIEFINLREKPLALYVFSNNKQLIRRVIAETSSGGMTANDVIMHSVLPELPFGGVGHSGMGAYHGRFSFETFSHRRSCLIKDFKWDVANRLRYPPGSEELMQLAKLFLLKQCTRSRVGHFISALLTAVKAVLAKVLCPQ; encoded by the exons ATGATGCCCAGCAAGAGCCCTGGGCCGGGGCCAGCTCTCCCGTGGGAGGAGGGATCgcccccagccatggcaggggaaGGGCTTGTGCCTGCTTGCAGTCGCCACAGGAGGCTGGTGGAGAGAGAAGCTCCTCTCAAG tgcccagcagccatggagaAGATGCAGCAGGTCGTGGGCCGGGCCAGGGCCGCCTTCAGGTCGGGCCGGAGCCGCCCGCTGGAGTTCAGGATTCAGCAGCTGAAGGCCCTGCAGAGGATGgtgcaggagaaggagaaggagatcATGAGAGCCCTCAAGGCTGATCTGAACAAG AGTGGGCCCAATACCTTCACCCAAGAGATCCTGGGCGTGCTGGGGGCGCTGGCCCTCACCATAGAGAAGCTGCCATCATGGGCAGCCCCTCATCATGTCAAAAAGGACCTGCTGACCCTGAGGGACGATGCCTACATCAGCTATGAGCCGCTGGGCGTGGTGCTGGTCATCGGGGCCTGGAATTACCCCTTTGCCCTGGTCATGCAGCCCCTGATTGGGGCCATCGCTGCAG gCAACGCTGTGGTGGTGAAGCCGTCAGAGGTCAGCGAGAACACGGCTCAGCTGGTGGCTGAACTGCTCCCACTGTACTTAGACAAG gatcTCTATGCTGTGGTCACTGGAGGAGTTCCTGAGACAACAGAGCTGCTGACCCAGAGATTTGATCACATCTTCTACACTGGCAACTCCAATGTGGGCAGAATTgtgatggcagcagctgccaagcACCTGACCCCTGTCACCCTGGAGCTGGGGGGGAAGAGCCCCTGCTACATCGACAAGGACTGTGACCTGGCTGTGGCCTGCAG GCGGATAACATGGGGCAAGTACATGAACTGTGGGCAAACCTGCATCGCCCCAGACTACATCCTGTGTGACCCATCCATCCAGAGCAAGGTGGTAGAGAACATCAAGGCCACTCTGAAG GAATTCTATGGGGAGGACGTGAAGTCATCTCCAGACTATGAAAGGATCGTCAACCAGCGCCACTTCAAGAGGATCCTGGGCTTGATGGAAGGGCAGAAGATTGCTCTTGGGGGAGAGACTGATGAGGCCTCCCGCTTCATAG CTCCAACCATCCTCACGGATGTTTCCCCGGAGTCAAAGGTGATGGAGGAGGAAATCTTTGGGCCAGTGCTGCCCATTGTGACTGTGATGAGCGTGGAGGAAGCCATTGAGTTCATCAACCTTCGAGAGAAGCCCCTTGCCCTCTATGTTTTCTCCAACAACAAGCAG CTGATCAGACGGGTGATAGCAGAGACCTCCAGCGGTGGCATGACAGCCAACGATGTCATCATGCACTcagtgctcccagagctgcccttcGGCGGTGTGG GGCACAGCGGGATGGGCGCCTACCACGGCCGGTTCAGCTTCGAGACCTTCTCCCACCGCCGCTCCTGCCTCATCAAGGACTTCAAGTGGGATGTTGCCAACAGGCTGAGGTACCCACCTGGCAGCGAGGAGCTGATGCAGTTGGCCAAGCTCTTCCTGCTGAAGCAGTGTACCAGGAGCAGGGTGGGACATTTCATCTCGGCCCTGCTGACGGCTGTGAAAGCCGTGCTGGCAAAG GTGTTGTGCCCCCAGTGA
- the LOC102074172 gene encoding aldehyde dehydrogenase family 3 member A2 isoform X3: protein MEKMQQVVSRARAAFRSGRSRPLEFRIQQLKALERMVQEKEKEILAALKADLNKCGYNAYSHEILGVLGELALTIEKLPSWAAPQPVKKNLLTMRDEAYIGYEPLGVVLVIGAWNYPFVLVMQPLIGAIAAGNAVVVKPSEVSENTARLVAELLPQYLDKELYPVVTGGVPETTELLTQRFDHILYTGNTAVGKIVMAAAAKHLTPVTLELGGKSPCYIDKDCDLAVACRRITWGKYMNCGQTCIAPDYILCDPSIQSKVVENIKATLKEFYGEDVKSSPDYERIVNQRHFKRVKSLLEGQKIAHGGETDEASCFIAPTILTDVSPESKVMEEEIFGPVLPIVPVKSVEEAIELINGREKPLALYVFSNNKQLIKRVISETSSGGVTGNDVIMHFFLSTLPFGGVGHSGMGAYHGKHSFETFSHRRACLIKDLKMESANKMRYPPGSQKKVDWAKFFLLKRFNKARIGLFVLALLGVVAAVMIK, encoded by the exons atggagaAGATGCAGCAGGTCGTGAGCCGGGCCAGGGCCGCCTTCAGGTCGGGCCGGAGCCGCCCGCTGGAGTTCAGGATTCAGCAGCTGAAGGCTCTGGAGAGGATGgtgcaggagaaggagaaggagatccTGGCAGCTCTCAAGGCCGATCTGAACAAG TGTGGGTACAACGCCTACAGCCATGAAATCCTGGgtgtgctgggggagctggcCCTCACCATAGAGAAGCTGCCATCCTGGGCAGCCCCTCAGCCCGTGAAGAAGAACCTGCTGACCATGAGGGACGAGGCCTACATCGGCTACGAGCCCCTGGGCGTGGTGCTGGTCATCGGGGCTTGGAACTACCCCTTTGTGCTGGTCATGCAGCCCCTGATTGGGGCCATCGCTGCAG gCAACGCTGTGGTGGTGAAGCCCTCAGAGGTCAGCGAGAACACGGCTCGGCTggtggctgagctgctgccacagtACCTGGACAAG gagctgtacCCTGTGGTCACTGGAGGAGTTCCTGAGACCACTGAGCTGCTGACCCAGAGATTTGATCACATCCTGTACACTGGCAACACTGCAGTGGGCAAAATTgtgatggcagcagctgccaagcACCTGACCCCTGTCACCCTGGAGCTGGGGGGGAAGAGCCCCTGCTACATCGACAAGGACTGTGACCTGGCTGTGGCCTGCAG GCGGATAACGTGGGGCAAGTACATGAACTGTGGGCAAACCTGCATCGCCCCAGACTACATCCTGTGTGACCCATCCATCCAGAGCAAGGTGGTGGAGAACATCAAGGCCACTCTGAAG GAATTCTATGGGGAGGACGTGAAGTCATCTCCAGACTATGAAAGGATCGTCAACCAGCGCCACTTCAAGAGGGTGAAGAGCTTGCTGGAAGGGCAGAAGATTGCTCATGGGGGAGAGACTGATGAGGCCTCCTGCTTCATAG CTCCAACCATCCTCACGGATGTTTCCCCGGAGTCAAAGGTGATGGAGGAGGAAATCTTTGGGCCAGTGCTGCCCATTGTGCCTGTGAAGAGCGTGGAGGAAGCCATTGAGTTGATCAACGGTCGGGAGAAGCCCCTTGCCCTTTATGTCTTCTCCAACAACAAGCAG ttaATCAAGAGAGTCATCTCGGAAACCTCCAGTGGTGGTGTGACTGGAAATGATGTCATTATGCATTTCTTCCTCTCAACTTTGCCTTTTGGTGGTGTTG GGCACAGTGGGATGGGTGCCTACCACGGCAAGCACAGCTTCGAGACCTTCTCCCACCGCCGCGCCTGCCTCATCAAGGACCTGAAGATGGAGAGCGCCAACAAGATGCGGTACCCACctggcagccagaagaaggTGGACTGGGCCAAGTTCTTCCTGCTCAAGAGGTTTAACAAGGCCAGAATCGGGCTCTttgtcctggccctgctgggggtGGTGGCAGCGGTGATGATCAAG TGA
- the LOC102074172 gene encoding aldehyde dehydrogenase family 3 member A2 isoform X2, with translation MEKMQQVVSRARAAFRSGRSRPLEFRIQQLKALERMVQEKEKEILAALKADLNKCGYNAYSHEILGVLGELALTIEKLPSWAAPQPVKKNLLTMRDEAYIGYEPLGVVLVIGAWNYPFVLVMQPLIGAIAAGNAVVVKPSEVSENTARLVAELLPQYLDKELYPVVTGGVPETTELLTQRFDHILYTGNTAVGKIVMAAAAKHLTPVTLELGGKSPCYIDKDCDLAVACRRITWGKYMNCGQTCIAPDYILCDPSIQSKVVENIKATLKEFYGEDVKSSPDYERIVNQRHFKRVKSLLEGQKIAHGGETDEASCFIAPTILTDVSPESKVMEEEIFGPVLPIVPVKSVEEAIELINGREKPLALYVFSNNKQLIKRVISETSSGGVTGNDVIMHFFLSTLPFGGVGHSGMGAYHGKHSFETFSHRRACLIKDLKMESANKMRYPPGSQKKVDWAKFFLLKRFNKARIGLFVLALLGVVAAVMIKVLN, from the exons atggagaAGATGCAGCAGGTCGTGAGCCGGGCCAGGGCCGCCTTCAGGTCGGGCCGGAGCCGCCCGCTGGAGTTCAGGATTCAGCAGCTGAAGGCTCTGGAGAGGATGgtgcaggagaaggagaaggagatccTGGCAGCTCTCAAGGCCGATCTGAACAAG TGTGGGTACAACGCCTACAGCCATGAAATCCTGGgtgtgctgggggagctggcCCTCACCATAGAGAAGCTGCCATCCTGGGCAGCCCCTCAGCCCGTGAAGAAGAACCTGCTGACCATGAGGGACGAGGCCTACATCGGCTACGAGCCCCTGGGCGTGGTGCTGGTCATCGGGGCTTGGAACTACCCCTTTGTGCTGGTCATGCAGCCCCTGATTGGGGCCATCGCTGCAG gCAACGCTGTGGTGGTGAAGCCCTCAGAGGTCAGCGAGAACACGGCTCGGCTggtggctgagctgctgccacagtACCTGGACAAG gagctgtacCCTGTGGTCACTGGAGGAGTTCCTGAGACCACTGAGCTGCTGACCCAGAGATTTGATCACATCCTGTACACTGGCAACACTGCAGTGGGCAAAATTgtgatggcagcagctgccaagcACCTGACCCCTGTCACCCTGGAGCTGGGGGGGAAGAGCCCCTGCTACATCGACAAGGACTGTGACCTGGCTGTGGCCTGCAG GCGGATAACGTGGGGCAAGTACATGAACTGTGGGCAAACCTGCATCGCCCCAGACTACATCCTGTGTGACCCATCCATCCAGAGCAAGGTGGTGGAGAACATCAAGGCCACTCTGAAG GAATTCTATGGGGAGGACGTGAAGTCATCTCCAGACTATGAAAGGATCGTCAACCAGCGCCACTTCAAGAGGGTGAAGAGCTTGCTGGAAGGGCAGAAGATTGCTCATGGGGGAGAGACTGATGAGGCCTCCTGCTTCATAG CTCCAACCATCCTCACGGATGTTTCCCCGGAGTCAAAGGTGATGGAGGAGGAAATCTTTGGGCCAGTGCTGCCCATTGTGCCTGTGAAGAGCGTGGAGGAAGCCATTGAGTTGATCAACGGTCGGGAGAAGCCCCTTGCCCTTTATGTCTTCTCCAACAACAAGCAG ttaATCAAGAGAGTCATCTCGGAAACCTCCAGTGGTGGTGTGACTGGAAATGATGTCATTATGCATTTCTTCCTCTCAACTTTGCCTTTTGGTGGTGTTG GGCACAGTGGGATGGGTGCCTACCACGGCAAGCACAGCTTCGAGACCTTCTCCCACCGCCGCGCCTGCCTCATCAAGGACCTGAAGATGGAGAGCGCCAACAAGATGCGGTACCCACctggcagccagaagaaggTGGACTGGGCCAAGTTCTTCCTGCTCAAGAGGTTTAACAAGGCCAGAATCGGGCTCTttgtcctggccctgctgggggtGGTGGCAGCGGTGATGATCAAG GTGCTTAACTGA
- the LOC102074172 gene encoding aldehyde dehydrogenase family 3 member A2 isoform X1 → MEKMQQVVSRARAAFRSGRSRPLEFRIQQLKALERMVQEKEKEILAALKADLNKCGYNAYSHEILGVLGELALTIEKLPSWAAPQPVKKNLLTMRDEAYIGYEPLGVVLVIGAWNYPFVLVMQPLIGAIAAGNAVVVKPSEVSENTARLVAELLPQYLDKELYPVVTGGVPETTELLTQRFDHILYTGNTAVGKIVMAAAAKHLTPVTLELGGKSPCYIDKDCDLAVACRRITWGKYMNCGQTCIAPDYILCDPSIQSKVVENIKATLKEFYGEDVKSSPDYERIVNQRHFKRVKSLLEGQKIAHGGETDEASCFIAPTILTDVSPESKVMEEEIFGPVLPIVPVKSVEEAIELINGREKPLALYVFSNNKQLIKRVISETSSGGVTGNDVIMHFFLSTLPFGGVGHSGMGAYHGKHSFETFSHRRACLIKDLKMESANKMRYPPGSQKKVDWAKFFLLKRFNKARIGLFVLALLGVVAAVMIKSHQSVLKRKALLVVLAVQRLGWPSGW, encoded by the exons atggagaAGATGCAGCAGGTCGTGAGCCGGGCCAGGGCCGCCTTCAGGTCGGGCCGGAGCCGCCCGCTGGAGTTCAGGATTCAGCAGCTGAAGGCTCTGGAGAGGATGgtgcaggagaaggagaaggagatccTGGCAGCTCTCAAGGCCGATCTGAACAAG TGTGGGTACAACGCCTACAGCCATGAAATCCTGGgtgtgctgggggagctggcCCTCACCATAGAGAAGCTGCCATCCTGGGCAGCCCCTCAGCCCGTGAAGAAGAACCTGCTGACCATGAGGGACGAGGCCTACATCGGCTACGAGCCCCTGGGCGTGGTGCTGGTCATCGGGGCTTGGAACTACCCCTTTGTGCTGGTCATGCAGCCCCTGATTGGGGCCATCGCTGCAG gCAACGCTGTGGTGGTGAAGCCCTCAGAGGTCAGCGAGAACACGGCTCGGCTggtggctgagctgctgccacagtACCTGGACAAG gagctgtacCCTGTGGTCACTGGAGGAGTTCCTGAGACCACTGAGCTGCTGACCCAGAGATTTGATCACATCCTGTACACTGGCAACACTGCAGTGGGCAAAATTgtgatggcagcagctgccaagcACCTGACCCCTGTCACCCTGGAGCTGGGGGGGAAGAGCCCCTGCTACATCGACAAGGACTGTGACCTGGCTGTGGCCTGCAG GCGGATAACGTGGGGCAAGTACATGAACTGTGGGCAAACCTGCATCGCCCCAGACTACATCCTGTGTGACCCATCCATCCAGAGCAAGGTGGTGGAGAACATCAAGGCCACTCTGAAG GAATTCTATGGGGAGGACGTGAAGTCATCTCCAGACTATGAAAGGATCGTCAACCAGCGCCACTTCAAGAGGGTGAAGAGCTTGCTGGAAGGGCAGAAGATTGCTCATGGGGGAGAGACTGATGAGGCCTCCTGCTTCATAG CTCCAACCATCCTCACGGATGTTTCCCCGGAGTCAAAGGTGATGGAGGAGGAAATCTTTGGGCCAGTGCTGCCCATTGTGCCTGTGAAGAGCGTGGAGGAAGCCATTGAGTTGATCAACGGTCGGGAGAAGCCCCTTGCCCTTTATGTCTTCTCCAACAACAAGCAG ttaATCAAGAGAGTCATCTCGGAAACCTCCAGTGGTGGTGTGACTGGAAATGATGTCATTATGCATTTCTTCCTCTCAACTTTGCCTTTTGGTGGTGTTG GGCACAGTGGGATGGGTGCCTACCACGGCAAGCACAGCTTCGAGACCTTCTCCCACCGCCGCGCCTGCCTCATCAAGGACCTGAAGATGGAGAGCGCCAACAAGATGCGGTACCCACctggcagccagaagaaggTGGACTGGGCCAAGTTCTTCCTGCTCAAGAGGTTTAACAAGGCCAGAATCGGGCTCTttgtcctggccctgctgggggtGGTGGCAGCGGTGATGATCAAG AGCCACCAGTCTGTGCTGAAGAGAAAAGCCCTGTTGGTTGTGCTGGCtgtgcagaggctgggctggcccAGTGGGTGGTAA